From the Planctomycetaceae bacterium genome, the window ACCCTAAGAAATCTTCAGGCACCTCTGAAGGCGCTGTATCAGGAACAGCCGGAAAAGGCAGTCGCCCTGCTTCACGCCACAGGTGATGTCGATGTTGCGTCGATCACCTGCCGACTGACACCACCACCATCATGCGACGGTATGACCGTTGCCGGGCTGCACCCGATGACTGGTGGCGACGGTACCACCGCGTGTTCAGGCGATATGTTGCTGCAATCCCTCGTATCCTGCGCCGGTGTGACGCTGGCAGCTGTTTCCACCGCCATGGAATTGCCGCTCAGGTCTGCCCACATCGAAGCCGTCGGCAGAATGGACTTCCGGGGAACACTTGGCGTGAGCCGTGAGGCGCCAGTCGGCCTGTTTGAAATTGAATTGCTCTTTCAACTGACCGGCGATCTGAGCGTTGAACAGGCGGATAAGCTGATTCAACTGGCTGAGCGCTACTGCGTCGTGCTTCAGACGTTAAAAAATGCCGCGAAGATTTCTTCACGGCATAAATTGAATTCCTGATCAGTCGCGAATCAGAGTCATTCGCCGCACCCTCGCATTACTTCCGGCCGACGGCAATCAGTTGACCGATTGTTCGCACATAAAGTCGATTGTTGGCAATGGCGGGCGTCGACCAGCTTTCTTCTCCCAGTTCATTCTTTGCCAGCAACTTGTATTCGTCTGAGGCAGCAAATACCCAAACGGTACCTTTTTCGTCGGCACAGTAAATGCAGTCTCGTGTTCGAACGGGTGAGCCGGAAAACTGAGCATTCGTTCGTTCCATCCACAGAATATCGCCGGACTTTGCATTGATGCAGCTTGCAAAGCCGCGATCATAGAGGCAAAACAGCAGTTCATCCTTCGCGATCAGGCATGGAACATAGGGTGCCTTAAACTGATTGCTGTTCTGTAGTTTGTAGACAAGTGATGCCTCCGGCCCCGGTTGAATCGCAACGATGTAGTTTCCGGAATAGGCTCCGGAACCATTGCTGCCAAACAGAAGCCCCCCGGCTTCAACGGGCGAAGAAACGGTCCGCATGGCAAACAGCTTCTCGTTGTACGACCAGTTTTCGTTGCCTGTCAGCGGATCCAGGCTGAAGACACCGTTTCCTGTGCTGGTGCAAACCAGCTGATCCGGTCCTCCATCCGGTGGTGAATAAATCATCGGAACCGAATAGCAAACGTTCACGGATTCCAGATCCTTCTTCCAGACCAGTTCGCCTGTTTTCCGGTTGAATGCCATCATTCGGCTTTCTCCGGGCTTCTCACCTTCCTTCAGCTGATTCGCCTGCTGCGAATTGTGCAGGATCAGCAGATCTCGGTAGACGACAGGTGAAGTTCCAAAACCATGCTGACTTTGCCATGAGCCCAGGTCCCTGGTCCAGACTTCCTGACCATCATGCGTCACGGCGGTCAGAGTTGTCTGCTCGGGCGTCGACCAGGCGACGTAAACGCGCTCTTCGTCAACTGATGGCGTACAGGATGCGTAACTGCTTCGTGTATGCAGATGATGTGGCTGCGACGCGTACTCTTTTTGCCAGACAATGCCGCCCTTCATTGCGTCTACGCAAACCAGATAACGAGTTGCCGTTTCGGGATCGGCACTCAGCAGAAAAACCTTGTCTGCCCAGACCACAGGAGAGCCAGCTCCACTGCCACCCGGCAATTGGGTGCGAAACAAGATGTTCTCGTCCTTCCATTCAACAGGAAGGTCAGCCGCTTCATTCACACCTGTGCCATTTGGACCTCGAAACCGTGTCCATTCAGAAGCAAAGGTAACAGTCGAACTCAGGATCGAAGCGGCAACGATCAGACGGGACAGGAACATGAAGGAAACTCCGGCTAGAGTGGGCAGGACATTCAGCAGCCGATGCAGTTTCCTCGAACCCGGAACGATGTCAAATGTTTGACGACGAAACCCGTGGGTTCATGCGGCCTGATACCGGGCTGACCAATAGTTCATCTGCCACAACGAAGTCTGCGAGATCACAAACGACCATCATCCCATGATCCCCTTCAATGGATTGTGTGTCAGAAGGTTGCCGTGAAATGAACAATACCGGTCAACCAACGTGCAGCAGAGGAACAAATCGTGCAGCAGGTCCCCGTTTTCTACTGCCCATCAATGTCTGTTGATTCCGGTGGATACTCTCCTTCAGCATCGAAACCCGAACACGTTGTGGCAGACTGGCTTAAGTCGGAACTTCCAATCCATTTGAAGGACGTTCCCCCGGTCTCGAAGGTCGACCTGAGCGCCGTACACAGTCGCCAATACATCGATGGCATTCTGCAGGGCCAATTAAAGAATGGACACGGCAACGCAATTCGCCGCGTCTCCAGGTCGTGTCTTCTGACGGCAGGCTCATTCGTCGCCGCCGCGGAAGAGGCTGCACACAACGGAAAGGTGGCCTGCTCTCCCACCAGTGGATTTCACCACGCTCGCTATGATTCGGCCAGAGGATTTTGCACATTCAATGGCCTGATGGTCGCGGCAGCCCGTATGTGTCTGCGGAAATGGACGGTCGCAATTATCGATTGCGATGCACACCAGGGTGATGGAACACAAAGCATCATCAACCAGAAAAAGATGCACAACCAGGTCTTTCACTGGACCTATGGTCAGGAGATTAAGGCAGCATTTCAATGGGCGCGATTCGAAAGACAAATTCGCGGATTCATCGATTCCTATCTGAGCCAATCCCGCGAGAGCTCTCGGATCGTGTTCTACCAGGCCGGCGCGGACGCGCACATTGACGATCCTCTGGGTCCTGGTGAACTGGGCATGTATGACCACGAAATGCGAAAGCGAGATCGGCTGATTTTCGAATTATGTCGAAACCACAATCTACCAGTTGTGTGGAATCTGGCCGGGGGATACCAGCGGGATCAATTCGGAGACATACACAAAGTCCTGATGCTCCACAGGGCAACCATGGAAGAATGTGTTCGTTGTTTTATCCAACCGGACACCACACTCGTCAGGACTCCCTGAACCGCCGGGCAACGGTCCACGCGACGTGGCCGCCGGAGTGGTACGAAATCGCTGACTCCATGAAATGTCGAAAGCGGTCACACGTAAGAACACGTATGACCTGCTTCCGAAGTCTTGCCGACAGATCCTTCCGAATCAGTTTTCCAGAGGCATCTCGTCATTGTTTTCCAGTGCGGGAGTTCCGGTAACTTTCATCAGGGTCGGGGACGATTTGCTTTTCGCCTCTTTAATTTCCTGTTGGAGCACCTGAACAGCCCGGCCGAGTTGTCGATCGCGGCCGTTTGGAATCTCATTGGGCATCGGCCAGATCACCACATCCGGTACAGCCCCGTTGAGTTCCATGTCTTCCCCCGTCCACTTCAGGAACCAACCTCGAAATGGCAGACGAAGGAAGCCCATATCCATAATCTGGGCTCCACCAGTACTGATGACGCCACCGGCTGTTGGTACACCGACAAGCTTACCACGTCCCAGCCCTTTGATCGCGTGACTGAAAATCTCAGCGTTGCTGTAGCTGTTTTGGTTACACATTACGACAATCGGCTTGTCCCAGGTCGCGTAGACCATTCTGTCCTGTGGATAACCTGCACCTCCACCGCGCGGAACCGTGACCGCATGTCGTGGCTGAGTCAACGCGGTTAGCAGGTGATCGGTGGTGAAGCCGCCGCCATTATCCCTCACATCGATGATCAAGCCATCTTTCCCGTATCCAACGTCGTAGAGTTCACGTTCGAATTCCAGAAAGCTCGGCCAGTTCATACCCTGAATATGCAGATACCCGATGTTGTCCGCGCGGCGTTCGACTGATTTCCGGTTGTCATCCTGCCATTTCTGATACAACGCGCTTCGTACGCGTGCATAGGTGGTTGGCCGCAGCGCGACTTCGCGTTCGACAGGCTTCTTCCCTTTCGATTTCACTCGCAGGATCAGATCCTGATCAAGTCGACCGGTCAGGACGGTGGTTAAGTCCATTGCCGAATCGACAGAAGTGCCGTTGATGCTCAGAACAATCTCGCCGGGTTCGATTCGACTGTTCTTTTCTTCTGCCGGGCCACCCGGAATCACGTCCTTCACTCGAAGTCCGGGTCCTTTGAATTTCAGATCAAATCGCAATCCCGGATGCACCGTCACGGGACGCCAGTCGTTCTCTGTGCTGGACGCCGATGAACTC encodes:
- a CDS encoding OsmC family protein — protein: MDRETLRNLQAPLKALYQEQPEKAVALLHATGDVDVASITCRLTPPPSCDGMTVAGLHPMTGGDGTTACSGDMLLQSLVSCAGVTLAAVSTAMELPLRSAHIEAVGRMDFRGTLGVSREAPVGLFEIELLFQLTGDLSVEQADKLIQLAERYCVVLQTLKNAAKISSRHKLNS
- a CDS encoding PQQ-binding-like beta-propeller repeat protein, with protein sequence MFLSRLIVAASILSSTVTFASEWTRFRGPNGTGVNEAADLPVEWKDENILFRTQLPGGSGAGSPVVWADKVFLLSADPETATRYLVCVDAMKGGIVWQKEYASQPHHLHTRSSYASCTPSVDEERVYVAWSTPEQTTLTAVTHDGQEVWTRDLGSWQSQHGFGTSPVVYRDLLILHNSQQANQLKEGEKPGESRMMAFNRKTGELVWKKDLESVNVCYSVPMIYSPPDGGPDQLVCTSTGNGVFSLDPLTGNENWSYNEKLFAMRTVSSPVEAGGLLFGSNGSGAYSGNYIVAIQPGPEASLVYKLQNSNQFKAPYVPCLIAKDELLFCLYDRGFASCINAKSGDILWMERTNAQFSGSPVRTRDCIYCADEKGTVWVFAASDEYKLLAKNELGEESWSTPAIANNRLYVRTIGQLIAVGRK